The genomic window CCAGCCCTCTCTCATGTGATGGGCCAGCCCAtttatgtgggggggggggggggggcgagggagaggggttcttTCATCTTGCTATTAGCGAGACAAATGCCCTGCCCTTTTCAAAATCCCTTTTTTTACATGTGTTGGAAAACAAAATGCGGAGCCGATAAGATATGTAGAATGCAACAGAGCTTTGCATGGATCGTGGCAGGCGATCGACGGCCAGAAATCCGACAGAGATGAAGAAATGTTTTCTGTCGACACAACTATTGAATTCGGTCTGGCATGTAAGTATGTAACGCAATCCTTTATCTGTAAATGGGCACGGTGCATGTTTCTTGTAGCACAAACCTCACTGCCGGATGTGCACAACCATAACGCATCGCCTAGTAAGGGCAAAAATAGTActacctccatccgggtttattagACTACTTTGTGTTTTGGGTCCAAGTTTGATCATATATTTAACTAAAAATATATGAAGTTTTCTTTTATCACGTGACACATATTGTAAGCAATTCGAAAAGCAATAAAGTTTTTTTAAAAAAGGTAACAACAAACTTAACTCTCAGCGAACGAGAAATTCATGGGAAGATATTACGGAGTACAAGTCTAACTGTGTGGACAATCAATTCATTCATACTTGTCGGCTATCCGGAGCAGGACATCACAGAGCTCCCTGGGTTTGGAGCACATGGCCATGTGATCCGCTCCGGCGATCTCCTCGGCCTCCGTGCCGGGGCTCATGTCGACCATCCAACGCTGCATCTCCTCGGAGTTTGATGCGTCGGCCATGGCCACCACGTACACCTTCTTCACCGACCCGTACTTGGCTTCGGTGAGCAGAGCCTCGTCCTTCATGGTAGGGTCATCCAAGAACTGGCAGCCCGGTCTCACCAGCATCGTAGCCAGCGTCTGATCCTGCATGCCGTACGTAAAACCACTGTCAGCGTCGTAATTAACATTTTGTGACGGGAAAGAATGCACTCTTGCTATTACCTCACCTGAGCTTCGATCGTACAGCTTTGCTGCCAATATTTTTGGACCAAACACGAGTGCAGGTCGAGGGCCCTGGCTCGTGTTCAGAACCATCCTCTTCATGTCCATGAAGAAATCCGGCTTGATCCGTCTCATGATCTAGCGAGAATCGCGGGAAATCAGCGTGGTCACCATGATGATGATCGGTCGATTACGATGAACCTCCTCTGACTTCTGAGCTGTGTAAAATTTGCTAACGCGGGACAATTACTCACCTCCTCCGTGGTGGCGCCCATGTGCCTGCCGACGCACGGCATGCACGCGGCCAGGAACACGGCCGCGGCGACCTTGCGCGGGAACCTCTCCATGGCGAGCGCGATGTTGAGCCCCCCGAGGCTGTGCCCGACCAGGACTAGCCTCTCGCCCGCCGGTGCCGCGGCCACCGCGTCGAGCAGCGGCCAAGAGTAGTCCTCGAAGGACGGCACCTCGTCCATGCGCGCCGGGTGCGCGCCGGACGCGGCCATGTCGAGCGCGGTGACGCGGTGCCCCGCGGCGCGGAGCATCGGCACCAGCTTGTACCAGCACCACGCGCCGTGGCAGAGGCCGTGGATGAGGATGAAGTGCTTGCCGCTGCTGCTCCCCTCCATCGGATTTCACCTCCGGCAAGAGATCGACTGGCTATGCTACCGGCGGCGAGCGGCTCCTGCTCTTGCAGATATCTTTGCCGAGGGTACCTCGCCAGCATGGGCGCACATGGCAATAAGTTTTCAGTAAAAGCGAAAGCAGAGTTGGATACGGCAGCGTTGGAGTCATAAGTCCACCTTACAATTCTGTCCTTATATTTCCTTTAAAGAAATATTTTGTTTACAGATTGACacatgatgatggtgttgatgtgGTGGCCTTTTTACGATCTTTTGCTGAAGATTATTTTGAAACTTTATGCTAAGTGCACATGCGATTTTCAGAATTCGAAGTGCTTTCAACCCAAATGCAACAAATATGTGAAAGTGTGACTTCCTTTGTCGAGATCTTTTCAAATGGAACCAAACGATTTGTCTTGCCCGTCAAATTTACTGCCAGCTAACTAAAGTAAAAAACTTAGGAGACTACGCAAAAGTCAGAGTTAAAATCACAAAACCACCACATTCGTGTCGCAGTTAGCAAAAAAAACACCACTTTACATTTCGTAGCAGATAGCACCGAACCGAAAATCTGACAGTGGCAAAAAACACTGAGCGAAAAATTGAGCTTGTTTTGACATGGCAAAGCGGCTGTGTGGCTAGTGGTGGACGACGCAAGAAGTAACGGCTATTAACGGCCGGACCGACCGAGCTGGCTGGTCCGTCCCCAAAAAGAAAACAGTGCCTCCTCTCCTCTCACTCACTCTCGCCCGCTCTCACTCCCGCTCCCCTGTGTGAAGCCGCCACTCAAcctcgccaccaccgccgcccagCATCGCTGCGGGGGAAGCAATGCCTTGTTGGAAGGACAGGGAGGAGAGCAGCGACGACAACGACATGGCACTTCTCCGGGGAGGTAATGACTAAGCGTTGTACTCTGCGTGATAGCCTGTGGTTAGGGATTTCAAACCGGAAATTTTCTTTTTGGTATCATTTGGACCGGATCCAGTGCATTTCCACTCTCAATTCCTTTTGAACTCAATCCAGCCGCTCCTAATCATAGATGACTCAGACTATGAAGACGATGTGGTGATAGAGGAGGGCCCTGTTGAGTGCTACCACCGAAAAATAACCAAGAAATTTGAAGCATTTGAAGGTAGCATTACTGGAAGGAGGTTTTATGAATGTAGTGAGGAAGTAAGTTGCCATGCATGTCCTGCTTTGCTTATTTCAAATCTCATGTTAACTACTCTATTTCTCTGATTGTTTGCATTTTCTATGAATTCAGGTATCTCTGTTTTACCATTGTAATGGTTAATGGTCACATTGGTTTGGAAAAGGAGTTTAGATATATGAGGGAGTGCTCTTCCTTGTTTAGATCCTTTTAAaaacatatattaattaattaaaaaggTTATTACAATCGTTCATTACAAAATTCGCCACACAGGACGGAGCACTATTAAGAAGAATCCCATCAGATCTAGTAATAAAGCTAAACTTTGCAATTTTGTGAGCTATCCCATTGGCTAGCTGATTGATTTTCACAATTTTAAAATTCTTGATCATCCTGCATATACTTAAGTCTTCTTTCTTCAGATCAATGAGAGGAGACCTATCAAGCTTCTCATTTGCAAGGAAAGAACGAAAAAAAGCACAGTCGGTCTCCAGAATAATGGACTGTTGAAGAGTAATACCGATATAAAGGCCTGCCAGGCATGCACACAGTTCAGCTTCATTCACGCTAGAACAATGACCCAGTAAGTCCCACAAAGAAAATTAAGGTTTTCAATCTGCTTATTTGAGCACCTATGTGTGATTTGAAAGTTTACTTCCACAAAATTAAGGTTTTCTATTTACAAGGAgctagagacaaacattaaataatGAATTTCTTTATGAAGAGGATTATGTTACACTGGTGTACCATTTGTAGTTGCTTATGGTTAAGTAACTTATTTTTATTACAGATTGGAAATTGTGGCTATGTCCAATGGGTTGATATGGAGTATCCTGAAGCTATTAAAAAAGCTATTCAGAAGCTTTGGGCAAGATATGAAGGTTGCAGTGTTGCTAGAACTAAGAAAGGGCTGATCATGCAGAGGTAGTGCCTAAGCTTAAAGAGCAAGTTAAGACTGCAAACCTATAATACAAGAACCTAGGTGCTGATATTAACAAAATGCTACAACAACAAGTGCAAAAGACCTATCAAGCAATTTACAAGAAAATAATGTCAGAGGACAATGAAGGCTTGGAGAAGCAGCTGGACCAGAAGCAGTATGTCATTGAGGATCTGAAGGCCATTCATAAAGCGCAAGGAGACCTGATCAGGAACCTGGGGACTGAGCTGCATGAGATGAAGAAGGATAGGGATATCAATGGACTCAATAAGGAGATGTATGTGCGGAAGACTGAACTCCAAGACCACAAGAAGGATAAGAAACAACTAATGAAAGACACGATCGAGGTGATGCAGGAGAGGGATGAGCttaagatgaagaagaagaagcgggagaTAGCCATTTCTGAGctgactaaagttggagaaattcaCAAGCGCAAGCTGAAGAAAATCAAGGGGATTTGTGATGTAGATTCTGCCATTGAGCTTAGTGGCAGAGAGTTAGTCTACTCTAGTGTTGTTCTGTGTAGTATGCTACCTATCTATCTACTATTTTCTGTTATTGTGTTGGAGGTGGTCCAAGTCGTGGAGCTCCTTTTGTGGTGCCTGAGGTTTTCTCGAAGGAAATTGTGTTGGTATCATCGGGTGACTCTTGAATTGCTTTTTGGAAGAAAAGTATTAAGAACTTGAAGTTTGGGGCGGAATCTCGTGGAATGAGACGGTCATCGTCCTCAACCCGAAGGTCGATACCCCTGATAGAGTCACACAATACAGACCATTTAGTCTATGTAATATACTGTACAAGGTGATCTCCAAAATGATAGCTTTTCGTCTTGCCTTGATTACATTATTTCATCGGTGCAGAGTGTTGCAAGGGGATCAAAATTGCAAGCTGCTCTCGGGATGTGGCCTTATTGAGATATTATACTAAACATTTTCACTTATACCGAACTTTTCTATGGTTATAACAATTACTCAACACAATGTACTTAACCACCAttatttttttatacattaaccatGTAAAAATGCTGCTATACAAAGATATAATATTGTTATTATACAATTGCAATATTAACCTTGGTAATTTCACTTGAAATAAGCATGAAACCTATATAGAAAAACAAGTGACACTGGTGGTCTAATTTTCAAGACACGCGCCTATTAAAAATCTTTGGATAACACAAAAACATAGGAggaaaacaaaaaacaagaaaatGCATTTCTTCACAAATTAATTTGTGGCACTTAGCTGAATTGCAAATATATGCATGATTCATGTCTACTTTATTTTTCTGAAATATCTTGACAGGGAGCTCTAAAGCTTGGAGATGtttctagataacataaatagaaGTCATAAGTACCAATGTGTTTTTTTTAATTTACGAAAATATCAAAGAGGAGTTGTCATTGACTTTCTAGTTGTTAAATACATCTACGGTATTATATTCGGTGATGTCCTACTGCAATTGTATATGGTTTATGGAAATGCCGTTTGGAGGCCGAGCACCATGCAGGCCAGTAATCCGGCTCGTTAGTCGTTGTGGGGATCAGCTGCCGTCCCGTATTATTCCAACGTATTTTAATCTGGCACCTTTTTACACCACACTGTATTCTTAAATTATGCACAGTGCTGTCCGATGTTAATGACACTGCCCTGCCAAGCTGTTCACACGTTCCATCGTCTCACCCACCTTGTCCACACAGTGCATGGAGTTCACGAACATGGGCAGGATTTATGTGTCAGTCTTGCTATGTGTGAGACGCTAGAACATACGCAACAACCACACCATCTAGTGATGTGCCATTTAATCGCTTTCCAAACGTTAGGATTTATGCCCAGAATTACTTGAGTAGACCAATTAAGTTATTCATTACTGCCGGATGAACATTGGATTTATGCCCTGAATTAGTTGAATGGAACATGTGAATCTTTTTTTTTAAATGAACCACTTGTTCTCAAACCGGTTATACTATTAGTTCAACTCTTGCAAAAAAAAATCACATTGTCCAAAGGAAAAtttcatgtatttaagaaataaTTTGTTCATTTGTGTAACAAAATCTTGATGCATTTTTCAATAATGTTCTTCTCTGTGAAAAACTGTTCATGTGTTTCAACAACCAAAAAATGTTCGCCCGTAATGTACTAACAACCGTTACAACAAAATGTCCATTTTTTTATTAAATTTTCCCATTttgtttcctttctgttttttgtgGTGCCCAAGTGCCCGGTCTCGAGCTCTGGGGTGAAAACCTAGGCCTGACCTGAgatggttatacctggcaatggcagTGTACTTGTATCGTAACCTTTTTGAAGGCATTGCCCGGATATGCTCAAACTAGTTTTTCAAGGTGAAAACTTAAAATATGGCCTTCGGTGGTCGGATCCGGTGACGTCGACGTTTGGGCGTCGCTTCCTTCCTAAAGGCGATGTTGTTGAAGAACATGGACATCTTTGTCCTTGTATTGTCATGAAATGGTTGGTGCGGATATAATCATTGTTGTAGTTTGTCAAAAAAAAATCCTCTCACTTAGggatagctttggtcttatatgactttgctatttgccggcGGGCTTTGTGTGTGTTGGTGTTGAATGTGTACATTCTAGCTATGCAGAAGCCGGGTGTGTACTCATTATGTTTGTATTCACTTGATACTTCATCTTGAATCAATAAAATGCACCCTttatcaaaaaaatgttcatcacattcttaataattgtcaaagtttgagaaagcgctaggcgttaattatgCGTTTGGCCACCTACTTGCGCTTTTCTAGCTTAGGCGTGATTAGGCGCAATTAGGCGCAATTATGCGTTTTCTATATAATTGTACGGATATGGGCAAAAAAGAGCAGTTTGACATAAAAAAAAGTGCTAGAATGTAAACTGGAGGTACAATTATAAGTTTATAACCTTGTTCTCTCTCCAATATGTTGCCCCTGCCTCTTTGTATGTTGTCCTCTGATCGTCTCCCTCCAATGCATTGTGCAACAGCTAAATACATCATAGAGAAGATGACAAGATGTTAGCAGCAGCAACCAACAAGCAAGGAGCAAGCAAAGCATTATATATCAGATTCATCATTCATATATGTAAAATGTAATGTAATAGGCAGAACATATCACAAGTTCACAACTTGAATGAGCAATCAAAGCAAACTAGCAAAGTAGCAAACAAGCAATGTAATAGGTAGAACGTATCACAAGTTCACAACTTCACAAGCAAGCATATTACATAACAAATAAAAGTCTTAAACTTGCTTAGTGCTACCAAACCAAAGTACCACGGCCACGATCCACAATAGTCTCACCCGTGACCACTCCATCATAGTCTCTTACATAACAAATAACAAACAAAAGACAAATGCATGAATGCAAATGCATGATAACTTGATCACTTAATGGCATGATGCTGCCAACCATCATGCAATGAGCCAATGATCACTAGCTCAAATGCTCAATGCCTCTCAATCATCCTCATACTCAATCTCATCTTCATCCACTATCTCCTCATCATCATGATCGGATTCAAACTCCTCCTCCTCAAGGTCTCTCACTCTTGCACTCCTCCGAAGTTGGAGTTGCTCTTGTGCTCCCATTGCTTCACCAAGTAGATCCCATGATATCCCCGTACCCGGATGAACATCTCCATCCTCCTCATCAAGATAAACAACGCTTGCATAATCATCCCCTCCTTCAAATAGAAATCCTTGAGCTTCGGTAGCATCGGTGCTAATGAGCACATCCCATTTCTTCTTCTCTAGGAGCTTTTGTTTCCTAGACAACATCCTATTGTTGAACCTTATGAAGACCAAATTGTTGCATCGCTCCGTTGTGAGCCTATTTCTTCTCTTGGTATGTATCTACATATTAAACATCATTTTGCATGAGCATATTTAAAAACAAAAACGAGAGACAAATGAGGAGACAAAATTGAGAGAAGAGATAATACCGATTCAAATGCACTCCAGTTTCTTTCACAACCAGAAGAGCTAGAGGTCAGAGAGAGGATTCTCATAGCCATTTCTTTCAAATTTGGTGTTTCTCCTCCATAAAGCTTCCACCAACCAACTAGAAATCGCCAAATCGGAGAACATATAGCAGTAGCAAgttagtagtagcagcagcaaaaAGCAGCAGTAGCATGGTAGCAGGCTAGCAGCAGCATCAaggtagcagcagcagtagcatggtagcagcagcagcaggaagCAAGCAtcaatagcagcagcaacagcaagaaACAAGCAtcaatagtagcagcagcagcaagaaACAAGCATCAATACTTCAATAGCAGCAGCAAGAAAAGAGTAGCAACTAGTGGGCAGGAGCAAGCAAGTATACCGGGGCTGTAGCTTTTATTTTCACATGCTTTTGCAAGCTTCTTTCCAAAAGTTCCTTCTTTGTTTTCATATTTCAGAAACTCGTCATTGACAACCAGCATGCAAGTATCATGATCATTTGCATAGTATTGTTCAGCACACTCCTGAAATCCTTCATTTGCAGTGGTAAAGACGGAGCTATCTGCATAACTATAGTGTGGGTTCAACACATATGCGGCCATGTGCAGTGGAGAATCTAGCCTTCCATTCATCTTCTTTTCAACAATGCCCATAGTATCTTTGTAGTTCCTCTCCAAGTTGTTAAATGCCTCCTTCATCTCCCTCTTTGCATTCACCAACTCTCCATACAACCAAGCCATCGATGGCTTAATATCCCCATCAACCAAACGAAGTACTCTCACCAATGGCTCAAACACCTTTATGCATAGGAGCACACCTTTCCAAAAGTTTGCATCCATCACCGTTGCCGTTGCATCCTTGCCTTTCTTTGTTTTCACATTTTTCATATCTTCCCAAGCTCTTTCAACCACCATATACCTTaaagcatctttcttctccaacaAACTTTGCAATGTGAGAAAAGCGGAAGCAAATCTAGTCACCCCCGGCCTTATGATATCTCTCCTTTTTGTAGCAACCCTCATCAATGCCAAAGTCTTGTGATGCGCATAGATGAAGATGGTGAGGTTCTTTGCTTGATCAATTATTGTTTTGAATCTCTTGAGGCTGCCAATTCCTTGGAGCATTAAGTTGATAGTGTGAGTTGCACAAGAGCTCCAAAAGATCTTCGGCCTCTTCTCAAGCAACATTTTCTTGGCTCCCATGTTATTGGAAGCATTGTCCGTCACCACTTGCATCACATGCTCCGCCCCTACCTCCTCAATTGCGCTGTCCACTAGCTGAAATATGACTTCACTTGTATGTGACACATCAGATGTTTCCTTTGATTTGAGAAAACTTGTCCCCCCACTGCAATGCATGCACAAATTCATTATGCTCCTCCTCTTCATGTCCGTCCATGCATCTGTCATGATGGTGCACCCAAGCTTTATCTTCTCCTTCTCACTTTCATCTAACAAACTCTTGGTCCTTGCATATTCATCACTCAACAACTTCTCCCTAAGCTCATATTGAGTAGGAGGCTCATATCCAGGACCAAATTTGCCTATGGCCTCACACATTTGACAAAACTCATCATTGTCAAGAGCATTAAATGGTATGCCTACAAGCAAAGGAACAAAACCATGCAATCAAGCAATCATTTCAAGCACAAGCAAGCAAAGAAATGAAGGACTCCAGAATTACCATGTGAATACACCCATCTAGCAACATATGGTGAACATTGACCTCTTCTCTCCTTGAATAGTGCTTCATTCATACTTAGCTGCTTCAAGGCTTCCTCTTTGCTTGATTTACCATCAATAGGACGCACAAACTTGTCCATTGGTCCTAATTTGTTGGGCTCCGATGATGTGCTTCCAACACAAACAGATTCCCTACCATCCCTTGCTTCATTTAGGGCTGTAACATGCACATCAGCCCTCACTTCTGTCGTATGTTTTTTCTTCGCCACCTTCTTTGCCTCATATGCATCAAGAGCTCTCTGGCATATTGCTTTAGCCTCCGGAGTTGATCTTAAACATGAAAGAACGCTTGAGGTGGTGCCTGTGATGTGTAGCTTGAAACGGTTAATTCCTCCGGTGCTAATATGGCCACAAAAGTCACACTTCACCCTCTCCTTGTTTGTGACATCACATAGTTTCCCatagttccatccaacatcattggATTTCCTCTTCAGAGCTATCGGCCTTTCGGACTCTGTTTGGGCGGTGGTGTTCTCTGATGTTGACATCCTATAACAACAAGTCAACAACACAAATTAGCAGCTAGTAGCCACAGACAGCAGCAGCAGCTAGCATTAGCAACAAACAAGTAGCAGCAGCAGCCAGCATCAGCATCAGCATCAGCTAGCATCAGCAGCAAACAAGTAGTAGCAGGCTAGCAGCATCAAACAGCAGTAGCAGCTAGCAGCAGCAAATTAACAGCAACAGGCAACAGCACCAAGTACTACTACTTTTACTAGTAAACAGCAACAGCACCAAGTACTACTTTTACTACTACTTTGTCTACTAGTAAACAGCACCACTAACTACCACCAGCAGCAGCTAACATCACTTCAGCGGCAACTAGTAGCACCAGCAAAGCAGCAACAGGCAGAAGCTAGCAGGAGAAGGTAGGATCGATGGGGATCTGGGGGCTCACCTGCCTGAAGAGAAGAAGACCAGGCCGCGAGATCCACGGCGGGATGAGGTCGAAGGCCAGCAACCGGAGGTGTGGGGGAGGGCCCGAGCAGGAGAGGCGCGAGGAGAAGCTTCAGATCCAGGGCGGAGGGCGTGCTGctgccggcggcgcgaggagagtcTCGCGGCCCCAAGGAgagtccggcggcgcgaggaatgGAGGAGAGGAGACCCTAACCCTAACACGGGCTCGATTTTGACCCTCTGCCTTTCATCCCGTGGCTCCCTGCCTCTTTATCCCGATTCCCCGATGGATCCCCTCTCGTCGTTCTGCGCCATTAAGCGCCCGTTCCGCGCTGTTCCGCGCGCTTAAGCTCGCCTCAGCGAGAAAAGCGCTCCGCCTAGGCGCGCGTCGCGCCTTTACGAGCGCACATGGCCTATGCGAGGCGGTAGGCCAGCGCCTTGCGCGTAGGCGCGCATAAGCGCTCGATTAAGCGC from Triticum aestivum cultivar Chinese Spring chromosome 3B, IWGSC CS RefSeq v2.1, whole genome shotgun sequence includes these protein-coding regions:
- the LOC123072222 gene encoding probable esterase PIR7A — encoded protein: MEGSSSGKHFILIHGLCHGAWCWYKLVPMLRAAGHRVTALDMAASGAHPARMDEVPSFEDYSWPLLDAVAAAPAGERLVLVGHSLGGLNIALAMERFPRKVAAAVFLAACMPCVGRHMGATTEEIMRRIKPDFFMDMKRMVLNTSQGPRPALVFGPKILAAKLYDRSSGEDQTLATMLVRPGCQFLDDPTMKDEALLTEAKYGSVKKVYVVAMADASNSEEMQRWMVDMSPGTEAEEIAGADHMAMCSKPRELCDVLLRIADKYE
- the LOC123072224 gene encoding uncharacterized protein, with amino-acid sequence MSTSENTTAQTESERPIALKRKSNDVGWNYGKLCDVTNKERVKCDFCGHISTGGINRFKLHITGTTSSVLSCLRSTPEAKAICQRALDAYEAKKVAKKKHTTEVRADVHVTALNEARDGRESVCVGSTSSEPNKLGPMDKFVRPIDGKSSKEEALKQLSMNEALFKERRGQCSPYVARWVYSHGIPFNALDNDEFCQMCEAIGKFGPGYEPPTQYELREKLLSDEYARTKSLLDESEKEKIKLGCTIMTDAWTDMKRRSIMNLCMHCSGGTSFLKSKETSDVSHTSEVIFQLVDSAIEEVGAEHVMQVVTDNASNNMGAKKMLLEKRPKIFWSSCATHTINLMLQGIGSLKRFKTIIDQAKNLTIFIYAHHKTLALMRVATKRRDIIRPGVTRFASAFLTLQSLLEKKDALRYMVVERAWEDMKNVKTKKGKDATATVMDANFWKGVLLCIKVFEPLVRVLRLVDGDIKPSMAWLYGELVNAKREMKEAFNNLERNYKDTMGIVEKKMNGRLDSPLHMAAYVLNPHYSYADSSVFTTANEGFQECAEQYYANDHDTCMLVVNDEFLKYENKEGTFGKKLAKACENKSYSPDTYQEKK